The Candidatus Binatus sp. DNA segment CTGGAATAGATCGTTGCGCAAGTCGTATTCGATATCGCGGCCGACGTTGAAGATAACGAAGCGCGAGAACCAGCGGACGGTTCCCAGCATCAGCGCGAAAACGATCATCAACTCCGCGTAATGCGCGACCAGGTCGAATCGATGCTTGTCGGTGGCGTTTATCGCGTCGCGGACGAACAAGGGGATGATCATCGCGAGCGTGGCGTTCGCGAACGTGCAAAGGATCCCGAATGCGTATCGCAACCAGTAGCGTCGCGCGTAGAAGAGCAGTCGTTTCATGGGCTGTCGGTTAAATTATCAGGTCTGCGGCGCGATAGAAGTGGCAAACCACCGAAGTTTCAACCGCTTCGGCCCGCACACGGCTCACAGCCCGGTGCGCGATTTCAGCCGGCGCTCGTAGAGCTTCGCGTATTTCAGAAACACGTAGAACGCGGCCGTCATCGCGGCGTACAATCCGCGTCCGCCGTCGCGAAACCCGCCGCGGAGAATATAAAAATTAAAAAACCGCCACGCCGGATTCGCGATCATCTTGAACGGCGTGAACGCGCCGGGCTCCTGCTCCATCGCCGCCCGCGAGCTGAACCGGTTAATCGTCGCCACGTGATCGGCAATATCGCGGTAGCTGAAATGCAAAATCTGCCCGTCCAGCCGCGCGACCCGTCCCTCGACTACGACCTTGTCGTGCGGATCGCGGCCGCCGATGTGCCCGCGTTCGCGGCGGAACAGGCGCACCGGCGTGTCCGGATAAATCGCGTGCGAGTAGTAATGCCCCAGGTGGTACAGAATGCGCCGAATCCGGTAGCCGTCGGCGGGCGCCGGCGATGATACCGTGCGGATAATTTCCTCGCCGAGGTCGTGCGTCGCCT contains these protein-coding regions:
- a CDS encoding glycosyltransferase family 2 protein produces the protein MSERPKISLITITRDEAALIGQCLKSAWFCDEKIIIDSFSTDKTVAIARSLGADVVQHEFTNYVKQKQMALDRATGDWVLLMDADEQATHDLGEEIIRTVSSPAPADGYRIRRILYHLGHYYSHAIYPDTPVRLFRRERGHIGGRDPHDKVVVEGRVARLDGQILHFSYRDIADHVATINRFSSRAAMEQEPGAFTPFKMIANPAWRFFNFYILRGGFRDGGRGLYAAMTAAFYVFLKYAKLYERRLKSRTGL